A genomic stretch from Nitrobacter winogradskyi Nb-255 includes:
- a CDS encoding bifunctional protein tyrosine phosphatase family protein/NAD(P)/FAD-dependent oxidoreductase, with amino-acid sequence MDTKKLSDELSVSAQVMPQDMAALKQSGFRSIICNRPDGEAADQPSARELELAASSHGLEFVHQPVVAGKMSDDDAVQFAQTLKSLPKPTLAFCRTGTRSISLWCLANASTQPLPALLGAAKAAGYDMSGIVRRIANGGRTPTRLPDASYDVVIVGGGAAGIACASSLLARAPDLDIAVIDPADIHYYQPGWTMVGAGIFDATSTVHTMASVVPSGVTWIKAAVTAFEPAENAVILEGCRVVKYSRLVVCPGLKLDWEKVDGLTETLGRNGVTSNYRFDLAPYTWKLVRSLKSGNAVFTQPPMPIKCAGAPQKAMYLSADHWHRQGHLRGIDVGFYNAGGVLFGVADYVPALMEYVRKYDAKLKFQHDLVAIDGPDKKAYFTKTSADGPAETVEVQFDMIHVTPPQCAPDFIRVSPLANAAGWVDVDDGTLRHKAYANIWSLGDVCSAPNAKTAAAARKQAPIVAENICVDLGLRAKQAVYDGYGACPLTVERGRIVLAEFGYGGKLLPSFPTFILDGRKPTRAAWWLKERVLPPIYWHAMLKGKEWMAAPDVR; translated from the coding sequence ATGGATACGAAGAAACTATCCGATGAACTGAGCGTGTCGGCACAGGTCATGCCGCAGGATATGGCCGCGTTGAAGCAGTCTGGTTTCCGTTCGATCATCTGCAACCGGCCTGACGGCGAGGCCGCCGATCAGCCGTCGGCTCGGGAACTGGAATTGGCAGCGTCCAGCCATGGACTCGAATTCGTCCATCAGCCGGTCGTTGCCGGCAAGATGTCGGATGATGACGCCGTGCAATTCGCCCAGACACTAAAGAGCCTGCCGAAGCCGACCCTGGCATTCTGCCGTACAGGAACACGCTCCATTTCGCTTTGGTGTTTGGCGAATGCATCCACGCAACCCCTCCCCGCGCTGCTCGGCGCCGCCAAGGCAGCCGGCTACGATATGTCCGGGATCGTGCGGAGGATCGCCAACGGCGGCAGGACTCCGACACGCCTGCCCGACGCAAGCTACGACGTCGTCATTGTCGGCGGCGGCGCCGCCGGCATCGCCTGCGCGTCAAGTCTCCTGGCGCGCGCGCCCGATCTCGACATCGCCGTTATCGATCCCGCCGACATTCACTACTACCAGCCCGGATGGACCATGGTCGGCGCCGGCATTTTCGACGCAACGTCAACCGTCCATACGATGGCGTCGGTCGTTCCCTCCGGCGTCACCTGGATCAAAGCCGCGGTTACCGCATTCGAGCCGGCCGAGAACGCCGTCATTCTGGAAGGATGTCGCGTCGTAAAGTATAGCCGTCTCGTCGTCTGCCCCGGCCTGAAACTCGATTGGGAAAAGGTCGATGGGTTGACCGAAACGTTGGGCCGCAACGGCGTGACCTCCAACTATCGCTTCGATCTTGCGCCCTATACCTGGAAACTCGTCCGTTCCCTGAAATCCGGAAACGCGGTCTTCACGCAGCCGCCGATGCCGATCAAGTGCGCGGGCGCACCGCAAAAGGCGATGTATCTGTCGGCCGATCATTGGCATCGCCAGGGTCATCTCCGCGGCATCGATGTCGGATTCTATAACGCGGGTGGCGTGCTGTTCGGCGTGGCCGACTACGTTCCGGCCTTGATGGAATACGTCAGAAAATATGATGCGAAGCTGAAGTTTCAGCATGACCTCGTCGCTATCGATGGTCCGGATAAAAAAGCCTACTTCACCAAGACCTCGGCCGATGGTCCGGCGGAGACCGTCGAAGTGCAGTTCGACATGATCCATGTAACGCCGCCTCAATGCGCGCCGGACTTCATCCGCGTGAGCCCATTGGCTAACGCGGCTGGATGGGTCGATGTGGACGACGGCACCCTGCGCCACAAGGCGTATGCCAATATCTGGTCTCTCGGCGATGTCTGTTCCGCCCCGAACGCAAAGACGGCCGCGGCGGCCCGCAAGCAGGCGCCGATCGTTGCCGAGAATATCTGCGTCGATCTGGGTCTGAGAGCAAAGCAGGCCGTGTATGACGGTTATGGAGCGTGCCCGCTAACCGTCGAGCGCGGCAGAATTGTTCTGGCCGAATTCGGATATGGCGGAAAGCTTCTGCCGAGCTTCCCTACCTTCATCCTGGACGGCAGGAAACCAACCCGGGCCGCCTGGTGGCTGAAGGAGCGAGTCCTGCCGCCGATCTATTGGCATGCGATGCTCAAGGGTAAAGAGTGGATGGCCGCTCCAGATGTGCGCTGA
- a CDS encoding TULIP family P47-like protein, with protein sequence MVYNTFGWDTVYVIDVNLVNAALRRERLPELEYTSDGTEMTGVMGSMQIVSGGSGKLLRMSFQVAQGSLVSKTVGDASLDGVTLVADLELTLLPSGMPTSQNLVPDIRKVSQQAGPGLLTPVNLLDPGKHLTPAQHALVFALLPQFLVSVAPQITFVLATVNFARPATDSWLAPVKADYAFMNKNDGSNYLGILAVTTDRDVSNLQRTIDDQIVSGSNNAGLFIAESLFMENVIVPVLERAYPDAGRSNFYWNGREVKARRSFGAGSVKKGAITYHPKINSFNLTLVGGTLDTSLSGDCDMKAGIRMSYNASSRNSSRFDMKNKLLTFTSDPHPRFHKDVHIPWYWIVGGAVVEVIVQLVARLIGNAIANALQGGQGVKLARTPPASIQWSHTTNIDVKSAGLNGLFYMQGTAAPQ encoded by the coding sequence ATGGTCTACAATACGTTCGGGTGGGATACGGTTTACGTCATTGACGTGAACCTCGTGAACGCGGCTTTGCGAAGAGAAAGACTTCCAGAACTTGAATATACTTCTGATGGCACCGAGATGACCGGGGTCATGGGATCGATGCAGATCGTCTCCGGCGGCAGCGGCAAGCTGCTGCGCATGTCGTTTCAGGTTGCGCAAGGTTCTCTTGTTTCCAAAACTGTCGGGGATGCCTCCCTCGATGGAGTAACGCTCGTTGCTGATCTGGAGCTGACGCTGCTGCCGAGCGGAATGCCGACGTCGCAAAACCTGGTGCCCGATATCAGGAAGGTCAGTCAGCAAGCCGGCCCCGGCCTACTGACCCCGGTTAATCTGCTCGATCCGGGCAAGCATCTTACTCCCGCGCAGCATGCGCTGGTGTTTGCCCTTCTGCCGCAGTTTCTGGTGAGCGTCGCCCCACAGATCACTTTCGTTCTGGCGACGGTGAACTTTGCCAGGCCGGCAACGGATTCCTGGCTTGCACCGGTAAAAGCCGACTACGCGTTCATGAACAAGAACGACGGCAGCAACTATCTGGGCATTCTGGCGGTGACCACCGACCGCGACGTGTCCAACTTGCAGCGGACCATCGATGACCAGATCGTCTCCGGATCGAACAATGCCGGACTGTTCATCGCAGAATCCCTCTTTATGGAGAATGTCATCGTTCCGGTTCTGGAAAGGGCCTATCCAGATGCGGGGAGATCAAACTTCTATTGGAACGGAAGGGAGGTCAAGGCGCGTCGATCGTTCGGAGCCGGGTCTGTCAAGAAAGGCGCTATCACCTATCATCCTAAGATCAATTCCTTCAACCTGACGCTTGTCGGCGGAACACTCGATACCTCGCTGTCCGGGGACTGCGATATGAAAGCTGGAATCCGCATGAGCTACAACGCCAGTTCCAGAAATTCATCGCGGTTCGACATGAAGAACAAGCTCCTGACATTTACATCCGACCCTCACCCCCGCTTTCACAAGGACGTGCATATACCCTGGTACTGGATCGTCGGCGGCGCGGTCGTCGAAGTCATCGTCCAGTTGGTGGCGCGCCTGATCGGCAACGCGATCGCCAACGCCCTGCAGGGAGGACAGGGCGTCAAGCTGGCGCGAACTCCGCCCGCTTCGATCCAGTGGAGCCACACCACCAATATCGACGTGAAAAGCGCCGGTCTCAACGGGTTGTTCTACATGCAGGGAACGGCGGCGCCGCAATGA
- a CDS encoding TonB-dependent siderophore receptor: MSKHSGWLGHGFEIFRSHRAGPSWRRHWSGFAGVNGDDGCVFAAIDTGRRAVRPDILFDPRRLPEPRVGGIRTPERSPDCLCPAIAAGKSSAGVSGAASPAQAVARILQGTGLTYSFPDSRTVSIAAPSSGAATGAAPAGAIALDTIDVEGVPSSDPGRTEGTNSYTTSRSSFGKNQTLRELPQTVTVMTHQRLQDQRLLTVEDAMERTPGITVMQQSTNSAAFYSRGFQITNFRIDGNSPIYGSAGTEGLNVSGMDLAMFDRVEVMRGSDALYGTAGQPSGVINFVRKKPTKQLHANAAVSGGSWDNYRSDLDVGGAVTENGSVRARLVGSFEDRKYFYKYAKSRKHLLYGIVEADVTDSTMLTVGNSILRQNFDGYNLFGLPRYSNGADIGLSRNFYLGGPDDHWLRNNTRHFVRLDQQLGSDWTLGVEASRAKSNNNRRDMSWASYIDPITLTGPGTFRDRDFDLDETQDTLDAVLKGSFRLLGGEHKVTLGTNINKRDYHIATRIRDSNVTLAPNIFEYNPFDHISNAPYYPVSRSKNQTVQKGVYGSLTAQLAPPLKLILGGRLSWYKYDSTTNVLDRNTGAVTDTILAGYEDKNVFTPYLGLVYDLSERWSAYASFAETYQPQANMLKAPLPGTPLGPVSGRTYEVGVKGSLLDGRLNTSLALYHIKRNGQAMRDTSYPPTPGNLGTDCCYFDSGRVVSQGVDVEINGEIVDRWRVHASYTFNDNENKAEEAPTAPLPQNTYSNYGQPTRFRGRLMAGKSAAA; encoded by the coding sequence CTGTCGAAGCATTCAGGGTGGCTTGGTCATGGGTTTGAAATTTTCCGGTCGCATCGGGCGGGGCCGTCTTGGCGCCGGCATTGGAGCGGTTTTGCTGGCGTCAACGGCGATGACGGGTGTGTCTTTGCTGCGATCGACACCGGCCGGCGCGCAGTCCGCCCAGACATCCTATTCGATCCCCGGCGGCTCCCTGAACCGCGTGTTGGCGGAATTCGGACGCCAGAGCGGTCTCCAGATTGTTTATGTCCCGCGATCGCGGCAGGAAAATCATCTGCCGGCGTCAGCGGCGCCGCGTCGCCCGCGCAGGCCGTTGCGAGAATCCTTCAAGGCACGGGGCTCACATACTCGTTCCCCGATTCACGAACCGTCTCGATCGCGGCGCCGTCCAGTGGCGCTGCCACCGGCGCGGCTCCCGCCGGCGCGATCGCGCTCGATACGATTGATGTGGAGGGGGTACCGTCGAGTGATCCCGGCAGGACGGAAGGCACCAACTCCTACACAACGAGCCGGTCTTCATTCGGCAAGAATCAGACGCTCCGGGAATTACCGCAAACTGTCACCGTGATGACGCACCAGCGCCTTCAGGATCAGAGGTTGCTGACGGTGGAGGATGCGATGGAGCGCACCCCCGGCATCACGGTTATGCAGCAATCCACCAATAGTGCAGCCTTCTATTCCCGAGGCTTCCAGATCACCAATTTCCGGATCGACGGCAACAGTCCGATATATGGCTCCGCGGGTACAGAGGGCCTCAACGTGTCAGGCATGGATCTCGCCATGTTCGATCGCGTCGAGGTCATGCGCGGGTCAGACGCTCTCTACGGCACGGCGGGCCAGCCGAGCGGTGTCATCAATTTCGTCCGCAAGAAGCCCACGAAGCAGCTTCACGCGAATGCCGCGGTCAGCGGCGGCAGCTGGGACAACTATCGAAGCGATCTGGATGTCGGCGGCGCGGTCACGGAGAACGGCAGCGTTCGCGCGCGTCTCGTCGGCTCCTTTGAGGACCGGAAGTACTTCTATAAATACGCCAAGAGTAGAAAGCATCTGCTTTACGGCATTGTCGAAGCGGATGTCACCGACAGCACGATGCTGACCGTGGGCAACAGTATCCTGCGCCAGAACTTCGATGGATATAATCTTTTCGGTCTCCCGCGCTATTCGAATGGCGCCGATATCGGCCTTTCACGCAACTTCTACCTCGGCGGCCCCGACGATCACTGGCTGAGGAACAACACCAGACACTTCGTTCGCCTCGATCAGCAACTGGGATCTGACTGGACCCTGGGCGTCGAAGCATCGCGAGCAAAAAGCAACAATAACCGCCGCGACATGTCGTGGGCCTCCTATATCGACCCGATAACTCTCACGGGACCCGGAACGTTCAGGGACAGAGACTTTGATCTGGACGAAACACAGGACACGCTCGACGCTGTGCTAAAAGGGTCGTTCCGTCTGCTCGGCGGCGAACACAAGGTGACTTTGGGAACGAACATCAACAAGCGTGACTATCACATAGCAACGAGGATTCGCGATTCTAACGTCACCCTGGCTCCTAACATCTTCGAGTACAACCCGTTCGATCATATTTCAAATGCACCCTACTACCCGGTATCCCGTAGTAAGAACCAAACTGTCCAAAAGGGCGTGTATGGATCGCTCACGGCTCAACTCGCGCCCCCTCTGAAGTTGATCCTGGGAGGGCGGTTGAGCTGGTATAAATATGACAGCACCACAAACGTTCTCGATCGGAATACGGGCGCTGTTACTGATACGATTTTAGCAGGATATGAAGACAAGAACGTTTTCACCCCTTATCTGGGCCTGGTTTACGATCTGTCAGAGCGATGGTCCGCCTACGCCAGCTTCGCTGAGACCTATCAACCACAGGCCAACATGCTCAAAGCACCTTTGCCCGGCACGCCGCTCGGTCCCGTTAGCGGGCGTACTTACGAGGTTGGAGTCAAGGGCAGTCTGCTCGACGGCCGCCTGAATACATCGCTCGCCCTGTATCATATCAAGCGCAACGGTCAGGCGATGCGCGATACCTCATATCCGCCTACTCCTGGGAATCTCGGCACCGACTGCTGTTATTTCGATAGCGGTCGCGTTGTCAGTCAGGGTGTGGATGTCGAGATCAATGGCGAGATCGTCGATCGCTGGCGGGTTCATGCCAGTTATACATTCAACGACAATGAAAATAAGGCGGAGGAGGCGCCTACAGCACCATTACCCCAAAACACCTATTCAAATTATGGACAACCTACGCGTTTCAGGGGCCGCTTGATGGCTGGAAAGTCGGCGGCGGCGTGA
- a CDS encoding peroxiredoxin: MGDAAPDFEARSTKGPIRLSDYRGRWLVFFSHPADFTPVCTTEFVALAKAQDRFAALDCALLGLSVDSLYSHLAWTRTITELFAVEIPFPVIEDPSMMVGRAYGMIDEAAESSASVRATYFIDPEGVIRAITHYPLTIGRSIDEMVRMVAALQATASSQKLAPANWRPGEPLLLPADEKTQKDVNWFCRSVA; encoded by the coding sequence ATGGGAGATGCCGCCCCCGACTTCGAAGCCCGATCCACGAAGGGGCCGATCCGGCTTTCCGACTACAGAGGCCGGTGGCTCGTGTTCTTCTCGCACCCGGCGGACTTTACGCCCGTATGCACCACGGAATTCGTCGCGCTGGCCAAAGCGCAAGACCGCTTCGCCGCGCTGGACTGTGCCCTTCTGGGTCTTTCGGTCGACAGTCTTTATTCGCACCTCGCCTGGACCCGGACCATCACGGAACTGTTCGCGGTGGAGATTCCATTTCCGGTGATCGAGGACCCATCGATGATGGTAGGCCGCGCCTACGGCATGATCGACGAGGCCGCCGAGAGCAGCGCGAGCGTGCGGGCAACCTATTTCATAGATCCCGAAGGCGTCATTCGCGCGATTACCCACTATCCGCTGACGATCGGCCGTTCGATTGACGAGATGGTGCGGATGGTGGCGGCGCTGCAGGCGACCGCGTCGAGCCAGAAGTTGGCGCCGGCCAACTGGCGGCCCGGAGAACCGCTGCTCCTGCCCGCCGATGAAAAAACGCAAAAGGATGTCAACTGGTTCTGCCGGAGCGTCGCATGA
- a CDS encoding secretin and TonB N-terminal domain-containing protein has protein sequence MTGGDAFAQSAAQTSFNVPAGPLGRVLTAFGRQAGLQVTYLTSIGTGKTSPGISGPATREQALARILQGTGLSYHFTNATTVAISQPAAAGGAGAAPAGRSRSIRSMCRARPRGVR, from the coding sequence ATGACTGGCGGCGACGCCTTTGCGCAGAGCGCGGCACAGACGTCGTTCAATGTGCCGGCCGGTCCGCTCGGTCGGGTGCTGACGGCATTCGGCCGTCAGGCCGGCCTGCAAGTAACTTATCTGACGAGCATCGGGACCGGAAAGACGTCGCCGGGCATTTCAGGCCCGGCCACGCGCGAGCAGGCGCTTGCGCGCATCCTCCAGGGCACGGGGCTGAGCTATCACTTCACCAACGCCACCACCGTTGCGATCTCGCAGCCGGCGGCCGCTGGCGGCGCTGGTGCGGCTCCCGCCGGGCGATCTCGCTCGATACGATCGATGTGCAGGGCGAGACCGCGTGGGGTCCGGTGA
- a CDS encoding FecR family protein — translation MSQTGPDQYRLMDEAIDLVIRLQNDPGNPVATEMVKVWRARSPEHERIWARVAKVHGASGKILTQRRKTERREKLGLTRRNLVIGGLIGLGTAGAGYSILPEMLLRGWADHITAKGEIRSVTLEDGSVVTLGPDSAIAVDFTTHFRRVQLLAGMSFFDVAAEPQRAFTVQAAELTATALGTAFDVAHDAGMLSISVDHGVVEARASGSAIAAGTKLSAGEWVTFDSATYAIERGSREAGQIASWRDNLIMAEKEAVSVLVARIGRWIPGRIVMADPFIGSQRVSGIFDLNNPKRALEAVVHPAGAHVRQVSSYLTVISLI, via the coding sequence ATGAGCCAGACCGGGCCAGATCAGTATCGCCTGATGGATGAAGCGATCGATCTCGTCATCCGCTTGCAGAACGACCCCGGAAATCCGGTCGCGACCGAGATGGTGAAAGTCTGGCGGGCGCGCAGCCCGGAGCATGAACGCATCTGGGCGCGGGTGGCCAAGGTTCACGGCGCTTCCGGCAAGATCCTGACCCAGCGCCGCAAGACTGAACGTCGTGAGAAACTGGGACTGACGCGCCGCAACCTCGTGATCGGCGGGCTCATCGGCCTTGGAACAGCCGGCGCCGGCTATTCAATCCTGCCCGAGATGCTGCTTCGCGGCTGGGCCGACCATATCACCGCCAAGGGCGAGATCCGCAGCGTCACGCTTGAAGACGGAAGCGTGGTGACGCTCGGGCCGGATAGCGCCATTGCGGTGGATTTCACCACCCATTTTCGCCGTGTTCAGCTTCTGGCCGGCATGTCGTTCTTCGACGTCGCGGCCGAACCGCAGCGAGCCTTCACCGTGCAGGCTGCGGAGCTGACGGCAACGGCGCTTGGCACGGCCTTCGATGTCGCCCACGACGCCGGCATGCTCTCGATCTCGGTCGATCATGGCGTCGTCGAAGCGCGGGCGTCGGGTTCGGCGATCGCGGCTGGCACGAAGCTTTCCGCCGGAGAATGGGTGACGTTCGATAGCGCGACCTATGCGATCGAGCGCGGATCGCGCGAAGCGGGTCAGATCGCGTCGTGGCGCGACAATCTGATCATGGCCGAGAAGGAAGCGGTCTCGGTGTTGGTGGCGCGCATCGGCCGCTGGATTCCGGGGCGGATCGTCATGGCCGATCCCTTCATCGGTTCGCAGCGGGTGAGCGGAATCTTTGATTTGAATAATCCGAAACGGGCGCTTGAGGCCGTCGTGCATCCGGCCGGCGCTCATGTCCGGCAGGTCTCGTCCTACCTGACGGTGATTTCTCTCATCTGA
- a CDS encoding MBL fold metallo-hydrolase yields MSYPIDTQVKPKVIPFFDPETNTISYVVRDRSSLSCAVIDSVMDIDYAAGRISYKSADLIVAHIRRNGLQVDWLIETHAHADHLSAASYIQQRLGGKLGIGEHIVTVQETFGKVFNEGTEFKRDGSQFDRLFKDGDTYSIGGMTAFVMHTPGHTPACTTHVIGDAAFTGDTLFMPDAGTARADFPGGDARTLYRSIRKLLETLPPETRLFLCHDYGPDGRDIRWETTIREERMHNIHVRDGISEDSYVQMREARDETLSMPRLIMPSLQVNMRAGHLPEPDESGKTFLKVPINTL; encoded by the coding sequence ATGAGCTATCCGATCGATACTCAGGTTAAGCCCAAGGTTATTCCGTTCTTCGATCCTGAGACCAACACCATCAGCTATGTCGTCAGGGATCGGTCGTCGCTGTCCTGCGCGGTTATCGATTCCGTCATGGACATCGACTACGCCGCTGGCCGCATCAGCTACAAATCAGCGGATCTGATCGTTGCCCATATCCGTCGCAACGGGTTGCAGGTCGATTGGCTCATCGAAACCCATGCACACGCCGATCATCTTTCGGCCGCGTCTTACATCCAGCAACGGCTTGGCGGCAAGCTCGGAATCGGTGAGCACATCGTAACTGTACAGGAGACCTTCGGAAAAGTTTTCAACGAAGGAACGGAGTTCAAGCGCGACGGCAGTCAGTTCGATCGACTGTTCAAGGATGGCGATACCTATTCGATCGGCGGTATGACCGCGTTTGTCATGCATACTCCGGGACATACGCCGGCTTGCACGACCCACGTCATCGGAGACGCGGCCTTCACCGGCGATACGTTGTTCATGCCTGACGCAGGCACGGCGCGGGCGGACTTTCCGGGAGGCGACGCCCGCACGCTCTATCGCTCCATTCGGAAACTCCTGGAAACACTGCCGCCCGAAACACGGTTATTCCTCTGCCACGATTACGGGCCTGACGGCCGCGACATTCGATGGGAAACGACCATCCGCGAGGAGCGGATGCACAACATCCATGTGCGCGACGGTATCAGCGAGGATAGCTATGTCCAAATGCGCGAAGCCCGCGACGAGACGCTTTCGATGCCGCGCCTCATCATGCCCTCGCTTCAGGTCAACATGCGCGCCGGACACCTGCCCGAGCCGGACGAGAGCGGGAAGACCTTTCTGAAGGTGCCGATCAACACGCTCTGA
- a CDS encoding ArsR/SmtB family transcription factor yields the protein MRALWQSREQADFAADRLRKFAQPQRLMILSLLREGEKSVTEIDAATGIGQPALSQQLAELRKAELVTTRRQAKQIYYSLAHESVALCVRSIEAVFNADNPEQALLNAVRHDLRPESEDVVHGAANFARLR from the coding sequence ATGAGAGCTTTATGGCAGTCGCGCGAGCAAGCAGATTTTGCAGCTGACAGATTGCGCAAGTTCGCTCAGCCTCAACGCCTGATGATCCTGTCGCTGCTGCGGGAAGGCGAGAAGTCGGTGACGGAAATCGATGCGGCGACCGGGATCGGACAGCCTGCGCTCAGCCAGCAACTCGCGGAACTCCGTAAGGCCGAACTCGTCACCACACGGCGACAGGCAAAGCAGATCTATTACAGTCTGGCTCATGAGTCAGTGGCGCTTTGCGTTCGCAGCATCGAGGCTGTCTTCAATGCCGATAATCCGGAACAGGCATTGTTAAACGCCGTAAGGCACGACCTCCGTCCGGAAAGTGAAGACGTCGTTCATGGAGCGGCGAATTTCGCGCGGCTCCGTTAA
- a CDS encoding RNA polymerase sigma factor yields the protein MTWDLQKLFIRHAREIDRFLRRRGHNAETAADITQDTFLRVLASPPGEARTNHNPKAYLYQVSRSLSINHLRRESLIQTTDLDEAGAIADPTPSAEKIIYSRQCLAQTRKALAELPERTRMAFEMHRLCDKTIQEVADELGVSTSRAWKLIRNGYRHLLTRVDDF from the coding sequence ATGACGTGGGATCTGCAAAAGCTGTTCATTCGGCACGCGCGGGAGATTGATCGCTTTCTCCGCCGCCGCGGCCACAATGCCGAGACGGCTGCCGATATTACCCAGGATACGTTCCTGCGCGTGCTGGCCTCGCCGCCGGGCGAGGCTCGGACCAACCACAATCCGAAAGCCTATCTCTATCAGGTGTCGCGCAGCCTCAGCATCAATCACCTGCGCCGCGAAAGCCTGATACAGACGACTGATCTTGATGAGGCGGGCGCTATCGCCGATCCAACGCCGTCAGCCGAGAAGATCATCTACTCACGGCAATGTCTGGCGCAGACGCGCAAAGCCCTCGCCGAATTGCCGGAACGCACCCGGATGGCCTTTGAGATGCACCGGCTCTGCGACAAGACCATCCAGGAAGTGGCCGACGAGCTGGGCGTCTCGACCAGCCGGGCCTGGAAGCTGATCCGGAATGGCTATCGGCATCTCCTGACGCGGGTGGACGATTTCTGA
- a CDS encoding NAD-dependent epimerase/dehydratase family protein → MLQPRARMALAGRRPILVTGGNGFIGQHLVAALRRRHGVVRVLDLQPPPPGPVPEFIQGTILDPHDVRRALDGVDTVYHLAAISHLWTANPADFERVNQHGTELMLAAARERGVRNIVHCSTEAILFPYRRGGTTMPQRAEDMPGPYTRSKFMAEQIAREAAADGLRVVIANPTVPIGPGDHNFTEPTRMLDLFARKSPPMVLDSMLNLVDVRDVAAGLILAGERGRAGERYILGGENVSVRELVRRVGSLCGRSANVHALPASLALAIGAASEWFEGQVIQRTPRVSIEAVRIALRSIPLDTRKAETELGYLPRPIDDALTDAIAWLTRRDADAAQPRVSA, encoded by the coding sequence ATGCTGCAACCTCGCGCCAGAATGGCGCTTGCTGGCCGTCGCCCGATCCTGGTCACAGGTGGAAATGGATTCATCGGACAACATCTGGTTGCAGCGCTGCGCCGCAGGCACGGCGTCGTGCGCGTCCTGGATCTGCAACCGCCGCCACCCGGACCCGTGCCGGAATTCATCCAGGGAACGATCCTGGATCCGCACGATGTGCGGCGCGCTCTGGACGGCGTGGATACCGTGTATCATCTGGCGGCGATCTCGCATCTGTGGACGGCGAACCCCGCCGACTTCGAGCGCGTGAATCAACATGGCACCGAACTCATGCTAGCGGCGGCGCGCGAGAGAGGGGTGCGCAACATCGTTCACTGCTCCACCGAAGCGATCCTGTTTCCCTATCGCAGGGGCGGCACAACGATGCCGCAACGCGCGGAAGACATGCCGGGGCCCTATACGCGATCGAAGTTCATGGCCGAGCAGATCGCGCGCGAGGCGGCGGCCGATGGACTGCGTGTCGTGATCGCCAATCCCACCGTTCCCATCGGGCCCGGCGATCACAACTTTACCGAGCCGACGCGGATGCTCGACCTGTTCGCGCGCAAATCGCCGCCGATGGTGCTGGACTCGATGCTGAACCTCGTGGACGTGCGGGACGTCGCGGCGGGGCTCATCCTGGCCGGAGAGCGCGGCAGGGCGGGAGAGCGCTATATTCTCGGCGGCGAAAATGTCAGCGTGCGCGAACTCGTGCGGCGTGTCGGAAGCCTGTGCGGCCGCAGCGCCAACGTGCATGCGTTGCCGGCTTCGCTGGCGCTTGCGATCGGAGCGGCGTCCGAATGGTTCGAAGGCCAGGTGATCCAGCGCACGCCGCGGGTCTCGATCGAGGCGGTGCGCATCGCGTTGCGCTCGATCCCGCTGGACACACGAAAGGCGGAGACCGAACTCGGCTATCTGCCTCGCCCGATCGACGACGCGCTCACCGACGCCATCGCCTGGCTCACGCGCCGTGACGCGGATGCGGCTCAGCCGCGGGTCTCGGCTTAG
- a CDS encoding SRPBCC family protein, producing MPSTIRLHRVIAAKPEKVYRAFVESDAVASWLPPYGFLCTVQELEAKVGGKHRMSFRNFTTGANHSFGGTYVELVPNKRLVYTDSFDDPNLPGEMRVTVTLKAVSVGTEINIEQTGVPDVIPPEGCYLGWQDSLDKLARLVGPEINE from the coding sequence ATGCCCAGCACGATCCGGCTTCACCGCGTCATCGCCGCTAAACCGGAGAAGGTCTATCGCGCCTTTGTGGAGAGCGATGCCGTCGCAAGCTGGCTGCCGCCCTATGGCTTCCTATGCACTGTCCAGGAACTGGAAGCGAAGGTCGGCGGCAAACACCGGATGTCCTTCCGTAATTTCACCACCGGCGCGAACCATAGCTTCGGCGGCACCTATGTTGAACTCGTCCCGAACAAGCGTCTCGTTTACACCGACAGCTTCGACGACCCGAACCTGCCCGGCGAGATGCGCGTGACCGTGACCTTGAAGGCGGTATCGGTCGGCACCGAGATCAACATCGAACAAACGGGCGTGCCGGATGTGATCCCGCCCGAGGGCTGTTATCTTGGCTGGCAGGACTCTCTGGACAAGCTTGCAAGACTGGTTGGACCCGAGATCAACGAGTAG